A stretch of Deferribacter autotrophicus DNA encodes these proteins:
- the ligA gene encoding NAD-dependent DNA ligase LigA — protein sequence MDEKLLQEYRKLVDEINYHDYRYYVLNDPVISDYEYDLLYKKLKEIEEKYPEIIAPDSPLQRVGYAPVDSIKSVAHEIKMFSLDNTYNEGELRDFINRIYKNIDKDVTFVVEPKIDGAAISLVYENGVLKAGVTRGDGVVGEDVTHNIKTIKTIPLRINYNEKLVVRGEVFLPRSEFEKINDERLKQGLEPFANPRNAAAGTLKLLDSRIAAMRGLDIYIYALDIGRKHNNHYEDLLYLKEIGFKVNEHIKKVKSFDEIMEHIEYLGKLRDSLDYEIDGAVIKVNEYEIQRELGETIKYPRWAVAYKYPAEMKTTRLKDVVFQVGRTGIITPVAILEPVKISGSTVSRATLHNEDEIKRLDVKINDTVFVEKSGEIIPKIIKVVKEKRTGQERDIIFPKNCPVCGGVVFKENAYYLCLNPDCPAKLKASIIHFASRDAMDIKGLGEKVVNKFVELGFLKSIGDIYTLDYEKIATLEGFGKKSAENLRKGVEESKKRPFDRVLYALGIRHVGIKTARILAEHFKSIDNLMSAEIEDLIAIDEIGNVIAKSVYYTLRDEKSLNLINRLKNYGLKFSLDETKEKSKTLAGKKFVITGTLSKPRGDFVKLIEELGGEVSSSVSKKTDFLLVGENPGSKLDKAKSLGVKIINEDEFKKLVGE from the coding sequence ATGGATGAGAAGTTGTTGCAAGAATATCGAAAACTTGTGGATGAAATTAATTATCATGATTACAGATATTATGTGTTGAATGACCCTGTAATTTCTGATTATGAGTATGACCTGCTTTATAAAAAGTTGAAAGAGATTGAAGAGAAATATCCTGAAATTATTGCACCTGATTCCCCCTTACAGCGTGTTGGTTATGCTCCGGTGGATAGTATAAAAAGTGTAGCTCATGAAATCAAAATGTTTTCACTGGACAATACTTATAATGAAGGTGAACTGAGAGATTTTATAAATAGAATTTATAAAAATATTGATAAGGATGTAACCTTTGTGGTGGAGCCGAAAATAGATGGAGCAGCAATCTCCCTTGTTTATGAAAATGGTGTTTTGAAGGCGGGTGTTACGAGGGGGGATGGTGTTGTAGGAGAAGATGTTACACATAATATAAAAACAATTAAAACAATTCCTTTGAGAATCAATTACAATGAAAAACTAGTGGTACGTGGTGAAGTATTTTTACCTAGAAGTGAATTTGAGAAGATCAATGATGAGAGGCTGAAGCAGGGGTTGGAGCCTTTTGCAAATCCCAGGAATGCTGCTGCGGGAACTCTTAAGTTGCTGGATTCGAGAATAGCTGCAATGAGAGGGCTTGATATATATATTTATGCCCTTGATATTGGTAGAAAGCACAATAACCATTATGAAGATTTGCTTTATCTGAAAGAGATAGGGTTTAAGGTAAATGAGCACATCAAAAAAGTAAAAAGCTTCGATGAGATAATGGAACATATCGAGTATCTTGGAAAGCTGAGGGATAGTCTTGATTATGAGATTGATGGTGCTGTTATTAAAGTAAATGAATATGAAATTCAAAGGGAGCTTGGGGAGACAATAAAATATCCAAGATGGGCTGTGGCATATAAATACCCTGCTGAGATGAAGACTACACGGTTGAAGGATGTGGTCTTTCAAGTAGGTAGAACGGGTATAATAACACCAGTGGCAATACTTGAGCCTGTTAAAATTTCTGGTTCTACGGTTTCAAGGGCTACTCTTCATAATGAAGATGAGATAAAGCGTCTTGATGTGAAAATTAATGATACAGTTTTTGTGGAAAAAAGTGGTGAAATAATCCCAAAAATTATAAAAGTGGTGAAAGAGAAGAGAACTGGGCAAGAAAGAGATATAATTTTCCCAAAAAATTGTCCTGTATGTGGAGGAGTTGTATTTAAAGAAAATGCCTACTATCTTTGTCTTAACCCTGACTGCCCTGCAAAATTGAAAGCCTCCATTATTCATTTTGCATCAAGGGATGCGATGGATATTAAAGGGCTTGGAGAAAAGGTTGTAAATAAATTTGTGGAGTTAGGATTTTTAAAGTCCATTGGGGATATTTATACTCTTGATTATGAGAAGATTGCTACACTTGAAGGGTTTGGTAAAAAATCTGCTGAAAATTTGAGAAAGGGTGTAGAGGAAAGTAAAAAAAGACCTTTTGATAGAGTATTATATGCCCTTGGTATTAGACATGTAGGGATAAAAACTGCAAGAATTTTGGCTGAACATTTTAAAAGTATTGATAATTTAATGAGTGCTGAGATAGAGGACCTAATAGCTATTGATGAAATTGGGAATGTTATAGCAAAATCTGTATATTATACGCTTAGGGATGAGAAATCTCTAAATTTAATCAATAGATTGAAAAATTACGGCTTGAAATTTAGTCTTGATGAAACAAAGGAAAAAAGTAAAACTTTAGCGGGTAAAAAGTTTGTCATTACCGGGACATTGAGCAAGCCTAGAGGGGATTTTGTTAAGTTGATAGAAGAGTTAGGTGGAGAAGTTTCAAGCTCTGTGTCGAAAAAAACGGATTTTCTTCTTGTGGGTGAAAATCCAGGGAGTAAGCTTGATAAAGCAAAAAGTCTTGGTGTAAAGATTATAAATGAAGATGAGTTTAAAAAGTTAGTTGGTGAGTAG
- a CDS encoding peptidase U32 family protein codes for MSVELLSPAGNFQKLKSAIDFGADAVYLSGKSFGLRAQAGNFSLEEMDEAFKYLHSKGKKGYVTVNIYARNYDFKDLKNYLHELKEINPDGIIISDLGIFKLIRDEKIDIPVHISTQANTTNYYAINMWKELGAKRVVLARELSRDEIREVCENTDMEIEVFVHGAMCISHSGRCVLSNYMTKRDANRGECTHPCRWNYYLMEETRPGEYFPIFEDERGTYIYNSKDLCLLRYIGDLIDMGVKSFKIEGRMKSIMYVSVVTGVYRKVIDDLSAGRTPDYEYLQNLLNSVSNREYTTGFYTGFADETSMNYKTSSYVRNTDFLGVVKESDGGKVIFECKGKINSGETLHILDKNLVEQEIIFDKILDLNGERVEFTKPNRDYILDCGINFQKGSLIRRYKV; via the coding sequence ATGAGTGTTGAGTTATTAAGTCCTGCAGGAAACTTCCAAAAACTTAAATCAGCTATCGATTTTGGAGCCGATGCCGTCTATTTGTCCGGCAAAAGCTTTGGCCTTAGAGCTCAAGCAGGTAATTTTTCTCTGGAAGAGATGGATGAAGCTTTTAAATACCTTCATTCTAAAGGTAAAAAAGGGTATGTAACTGTCAATATTTATGCAAGAAACTATGATTTTAAGGATTTAAAAAATTATCTTCATGAATTAAAAGAAATCAATCCTGATGGTATCATTATAAGTGATCTGGGAATTTTTAAACTTATCAGAGATGAAAAGATAGATATTCCTGTTCATATCAGTACTCAGGCAAATACCACTAATTATTATGCCATAAATATGTGGAAAGAGCTTGGTGCAAAAAGGGTGGTGCTTGCAAGAGAACTTTCCAGAGATGAGATAAGAGAAGTATGTGAAAACACGGATATGGAGATAGAAGTTTTTGTTCATGGGGCCATGTGTATTTCCCATTCTGGACGGTGTGTTTTGAGTAATTATATGACGAAAAGAGATGCTAATCGTGGGGAATGTACCCATCCATGTCGTTGGAATTATTACCTTATGGAAGAGACGAGACCCGGAGAGTACTTTCCTATCTTTGAGGATGAAAGAGGTACATATATTTACAATTCAAAAGATTTATGTTTGTTGAGATATATTGGTGATCTGATTGATATGGGGGTCAAAAGCTTTAAAATCGAAGGCAGAATGAAAAGTATCATGTATGTATCTGTGGTGACAGGAGTTTATAGAAAAGTGATTGATGACTTGAGTGCCGGCAGAACACCTGATTATGAGTATCTACAAAATTTACTCAATTCTGTAAGTAATAGGGAATATACAACCGGTTTTTATACCGGTTTTGCTGATGAGACATCTATGAATTATAAAACATCAAGTTATGTGAGAAATACCGATTTTCTAGGTGTCGTAAAGGAAAGTGATGGGGGCAAAGTGATTTTTGAATGTAAAGGGAAGATCAACAGTGGGGAAACTCTGCATATTCTTGATAAGAACCTAGTTGAACAGGAAATAATTTTTGATAAAATATTAGATTTGAATGGTGAGAGAGTTGAATTTACAAAACCTAACAGAGATTATATTTTGGATTGTGGGATAAATTTTCAGAAAGGTTCTTTAATTAGAAGATACAAGGTATAG
- a CDS encoding O-methyltransferase gives MKSSVMMPHIVKFLSNFYSDDFSEIESYSLENKIPAAHKCVAEFLRFMVNLKKPKKILEIGAGVGFSTAYLSSTGAKVTAIDYNKERVEKAKQFLKDFDNVEFVFDDAKRFLKECNEKFDFVFVDSVKRDYLEMFYLLEPHLENGSFVIFDDVLMYGLMADEAAEVPEKYKKSTELLSEFLKEMYDRFNNNVYLLPIGNGVLLLNYEC, from the coding sequence ATGAAATCTTCAGTTATGATGCCTCATATTGTTAAATTTTTATCAAATTTTTATTCCGATGATTTTAGTGAGATTGAGAGCTATTCATTGGAAAATAAAATTCCTGCTGCCCACAAATGTGTAGCAGAATTTTTGAGGTTTATGGTTAATCTCAAAAAACCAAAAAAAATACTGGAGATTGGAGCTGGCGTAGGTTTTTCCACTGCTTACTTATCTTCAACGGGTGCTAAAGTTACGGCAATTGATTATAATAAAGAAAGGGTTGAGAAAGCAAAGCAGTTTTTGAAAGATTTTGACAATGTGGAGTTTGTTTTTGATGACGCAAAAAGATTTCTTAAAGAGTGCAATGAAAAATTTGATTTTGTCTTTGTGGATTCAGTAAAAAGGGATTATTTGGAAATGTTTTATTTACTTGAGCCGCATTTAGAGAATGGAAGCTTTGTTATTTTTGATGATGTTTTAATGTATGGACTTATGGCTGATGAAGCAGCTGAAGTGCCTGAAAAATATAAGAAATCCACTGAATTATTAAGTGAATTCTTAAAAGAAATGTACGATAGATTTAATAATAATGTTTATTTACTTCCAATTGGAAACGGGGTATTATTGTTAAATTATGAGTGTTGA
- a CDS encoding MotE family protein, producing MIFIFCIDLRAADNITDLDRISRNLKKKEEELLKKEAALKKREEELRLLESILNEKEKEIDAKLTKLIKLYDEIKKIQDEDLDRLAKYYASTNPKSAAKIISKMELKKAVQLFKRMSPMAAGGILSQLGKIDPEKASKISEAMTPKNVDFGEIK from the coding sequence ATGATTTTTATTTTTTGCATTGATTTGAGGGCAGCGGATAATATTACGGATCTTGATAGAATTTCTCGAAATTTAAAGAAAAAAGAAGAAGAGTTGCTTAAAAAAGAAGCTGCACTTAAAAAGAGGGAAGAAGAATTGAGATTATTGGAAAGTATTTTGAATGAGAAAGAGAAAGAGATCGATGCAAAATTAACTAAATTAATAAAGCTTTATGATGAGATAAAGAAAATACAGGATGAGGATTTGGATAGATTGGCGAAATATTATGCTTCAACAAATCCAAAATCAGCTGCTAAGATTATTTCAAAGATGGAGTTGAAAAAAGCTGTACAGCTTTTTAAAAGGATGAGTCCGATGGCTGCAGGTGGCATATTGAGTCAGCTTGGGAAAATTGATCCTGAAAAGGCATCTAAAATTAGTGAAGCGATGACACCTAAAAATGTTGATTTTGGAGAAATAAAATGA
- the fliJ gene encoding flagellar export protein FliJ — translation MKRVFPLQKVLEHRNRVYEIKLQELERLRGELQNLESEKKLLTAEYDRLNKEIMSLDSKMILMKPIYDKYKDKVEKAIENVKKRIDKKKIEIEKKKKEVVEALNDKKIMEKLKEKHIIDYRNFLKKEELKLIDELVITRYNR, via the coding sequence ATGAAAAGAGTTTTCCCTCTTCAGAAAGTATTAGAGCATAGAAATAGAGTTTATGAAATCAAGTTGCAGGAACTTGAGAGATTAAGAGGTGAACTACAAAATTTGGAAAGTGAGAAAAAACTACTTACAGCAGAGTATGACAGATTAAATAAAGAAATAATGTCTCTAGATAGTAAAATGATATTGATGAAACCGATATATGACAAATATAAGGATAAAGTGGAAAAAGCTATTGAAAATGTAAAAAAGAGAATTGATAAAAAGAAAATCGAAATTGAAAAGAAAAAAAAAGAGGTGGTTGAGGCATTGAATGATAAAAAAATAATGGAAAAGTTGAAAGAAAAACATATAATTGATTACAGGAATTTTCTAAAGAAAGAGGAGTTAAAGCTGATTGATGAGTTGGTTATTACGAGGTATAATAGGTAA
- the fliI gene encoding flagellar protein export ATPase FliI, with protein sequence MKRLKLLKNLKIDDSIIISGRVTKIVGLTIEADGPLLSIGTRCEIENVNGKNILAEIIGFKDDRVILMPYAESEGIAPGSIVRNVAYGNVVKVSNELLGRVLDGLGKPFDGKGNINEFELLNIYRDPPKPLEREIIKEKIQTGVRAIDALLTVGKGQRVGIFAGSGVGKSVLLGMIARNSSADVNVIALIGERGREVREFIERDLGEEGLKKSVVIVATSDQSPLIRKMGAFVATTIAEFFRAQGLDVMFMMDSVTRFAMAQREIGLTVGEPPTTKGYTPSVFALLPKLLERAGTKKGEGTITGLYTVLVEGDDMNDPIADSVRSIIDGHIVLDRNLAAKNHFPAIDVMMSASRLMKEIVDKKHFEAAGRLRDLIATYREAEDLINIGAYVKGSNKKIDEAIAKIDAINNFLKQGIDEVANFDGTLLQLYKLAGV encoded by the coding sequence ATGAAGAGATTGAAGCTTCTTAAAAATCTAAAAATTGACGACTCCATAATCATTTCCGGAAGAGTTACTAAAATAGTGGGATTGACCATTGAAGCAGATGGTCCCCTTCTCAGTATTGGTACACGCTGTGAGATTGAAAACGTAAATGGTAAAAACATTTTGGCAGAGATAATAGGTTTTAAAGATGATAGAGTGATTCTTATGCCGTATGCTGAGAGTGAGGGGATAGCTCCAGGGAGCATTGTAAGAAATGTAGCTTATGGTAATGTAGTGAAGGTTAGTAATGAATTACTTGGTAGAGTATTGGATGGTCTTGGTAAGCCCTTTGACGGCAAAGGTAACATTAATGAGTTTGAACTGCTTAATATCTATCGTGATCCTCCCAAACCTCTTGAGAGGGAAATAATTAAAGAGAAAATACAAACAGGTGTTCGAGCTATTGATGCTCTATTAACTGTTGGTAAAGGGCAGAGAGTTGGTATTTTTGCAGGCAGTGGTGTGGGTAAGAGTGTTTTGTTGGGTATGATTGCAAGAAACAGTAGTGCTGATGTAAATGTTATTGCTCTCATAGGTGAAAGAGGAAGAGAGGTTAGAGAGTTTATAGAGCGGGACCTTGGTGAAGAAGGGTTGAAAAAATCTGTTGTAATAGTGGCTACAAGTGACCAGTCTCCCCTTATTAGAAAGATGGGTGCCTTTGTGGCTACCACAATTGCAGAATTTTTTAGAGCTCAAGGTTTGGACGTAATGTTTATGATGGATTCCGTTACAAGGTTTGCTATGGCTCAAAGGGAAATAGGGTTGACTGTGGGAGAGCCTCCCACTACAAAAGGTTATACTCCATCTGTATTTGCACTTTTGCCAAAACTTTTGGAGCGAGCGGGGACGAAAAAAGGGGAAGGGACGATTACGGGATTATATACGGTATTGGTAGAAGGGGATGATATGAATGACCCTATAGCTGATTCAGTTCGTTCTATAATAGATGGGCATATCGTACTGGATAGAAATTTGGCTGCCAAAAATCATTTCCCTGCCATTGATGTTATGATGAGTGCAAGTAGATTAATGAAAGAGATCGTTGATAAGAAACACTTTGAGGCTGCAGGTAGATTGAGAGATTTAATAGCCACATACAGGGAAGCAGAGGATCTGATAAATATTGGTGCTTATGTAAAAGGAAGTAATAAAAAAATTGATGAAGCGATTGCAAAAATCGATGCTATAAACAATTTCTTGAAGCAGGGGATTGATGAAGTTGCAAATTTTGATGGAACCTTGCTGCAACTTTATAAATTAGCTGGTGTGTAA
- a CDS encoding FliH/SctL family protein yields MGRKIIKAEESYKIESFKFQIFHAGKRGVSQFVFKHFDKEEVLGQEKEKPQKLQKIEEDKSLQKNEKQYEEQQVKSIDVEKIKLEAKEEGFKEGYEKGLQEGLKKAKEFQREYEAKKEDYLNILRDGINKAISNLEEIRKMINALDEDLPQLVLGYVKELIGYERKINDEMILSVFKKHIEKIKSAVDAIIYVNPKDLDVIKAEFPDYNFQPTEEVAPGGFKIKTNIGEFDFTVETILKNFEKTLNEEIEAS; encoded by the coding sequence ATGGGTAGAAAAATTATTAAAGCCGAGGAATCTTACAAGATAGAAAGTTTTAAGTTTCAAATATTTCATGCTGGCAAACGTGGTGTATCTCAATTTGTTTTTAAGCATTTTGATAAAGAAGAAGTTTTAGGCCAAGAAAAGGAAAAACCTCAAAAACTACAAAAAATTGAAGAAGATAAGTCTTTACAGAAAAATGAGAAGCAATATGAAGAACAACAGGTTAAATCAATAGATGTTGAAAAGATTAAATTAGAAGCCAAAGAGGAAGGATTTAAAGAGGGGTATGAAAAGGGGCTTCAAGAGGGGTTGAAGAAAGCTAAGGAGTTTCAAAGAGAATATGAGGCAAAAAAAGAAGATTATTTAAATATTTTAAGAGATGGGATTAACAAAGCTATTTCGAATTTGGAAGAAATCAGGAAAATGATAAACGCATTGGATGAAGATCTTCCTCAATTGGTGCTCGGTTATGTAAAAGAGTTGATAGGGTATGAAAGAAAAATAAATGATGAAATGATACTATCTGTTTTTAAGAAACATATTGAAAAAATAAAAAGTGCTGTTGATGCAATAATATATGTGAATCCAAAAGATTTGGATGTTATTAAAGCTGAGTTCCCTGATTATAATTTTCAGCCCACTGAGGAAGTTGCCCCTGGAGGATTTAAAATTAAGACAAATATTGGTGAATTTGATTTTACAGTGGAAACAATTTTGAAAAATTTTGAAAAGACATTGAATGAAGAGATTGAAGCTTCTTAA
- the fliG gene encoding flagellar motor switch protein FliG, which produces MAEEKQQLSGIKKAAILLITLGEEVSSRILAELDDDEVQEISKEIALTKIVDPNIADDVIEEFYNMYLAKKFISKGGLDYAKSVLTKSLGPERARKIIDRLTKLLEQSTGFEFLTKIDPKQLAKFIQNEHPQTIALILAHLDPSQAAEALSELPEDLKADVALRIANLQDISPSVIKTLSKTLEERFESISSYKVDVGGVKSVAEILNRMDRSTAKVTLERLEKDAPELVAQIRDMMFTFDDIRRLDNTAIQEILKRADKNTLTLALKGADEELQNKFFSNMSKRAVETMKEEMDYMGPVKLKEVEKAQHEIVQIVRELDEEGVISISGGEEDQYV; this is translated from the coding sequence ATGGCAGAAGAAAAACAGCAATTATCTGGGATAAAAAAAGCAGCAATTTTATTAATAACATTAGGTGAAGAGGTATCTTCGAGAATTTTAGCTGAGCTTGATGATGATGAGGTTCAGGAGATCTCGAAAGAGATTGCTCTTACCAAGATAGTTGATCCGAATATAGCTGATGATGTGATTGAAGAATTTTATAATATGTATCTTGCCAAAAAGTTTATTTCCAAAGGTGGTCTTGACTATGCAAAATCTGTTTTGACCAAGTCTTTGGGACCTGAAAGAGCAAGGAAAATTATCGATAGACTAACAAAACTTCTTGAACAGTCCACAGGTTTTGAGTTTCTTACCAAAATTGATCCAAAACAACTTGCAAAATTTATTCAGAATGAGCATCCTCAAACAATTGCACTGATTTTGGCTCATCTTGATCCTTCTCAGGCAGCTGAAGCTTTAAGTGAGTTGCCTGAAGATTTAAAAGCTGATGTAGCTCTAAGAATTGCAAATTTGCAAGATATTTCTCCTTCTGTTATTAAAACACTTTCGAAAACGTTGGAAGAACGTTTTGAGTCCATAAGTTCTTATAAAGTAGATGTTGGTGGTGTAAAATCAGTGGCAGAGATTTTAAACAGGATGGATAGAAGTACTGCTAAAGTAACCCTTGAGCGACTAGAGAAAGATGCACCTGAGCTTGTGGCACAGATTAGAGATATGATGTTTACCTTTGATGATATTAGAAGACTGGATAATACCGCTATCCAAGAGATTTTAAAACGTGCAGACAAAAATACATTAACCCTTGCTTTAAAAGGTGCCGATGAAGAGCTTCAAAATAAATTTTTCTCCAATATGTCAAAGAGAGCTGTTGAGACAATGAAAGAAGAGATGGATTATATGGGACCTGTTAAACTTAAGGAGGTTGAAAAAGCTCAACATGAGATTGTGCAGATTGTGAGGGAGCTTGATGAAGAGGGTGTGATTAGTATTTCCGGTGGCGAAGAAGATCAATATGTTTAG
- the fliF gene encoding flagellar basal-body MS-ring/collar protein FliF: MALKDFINQFKTVFNNLSLVQKVSIISATAAVFLSIVVLVIWANKPVYKTLYANLSPDDASKIVESLKGKRIPYKLKDDGKTILVPEKEVYELRLDLAQEGIPTGGGAGFELFDKSSFGVSEFAQNVNYQRALQGELVRTIRSLEEVEDARVHLTLPKERIFVSEESEPKATVVLKFKNGARISRENIKAIASLVSGAVKGLTPENVQIIDSKGRLLSDFLSKENAPLLMTQTQLEYQRNIERNLEAKINAILSRVLGPDNAVAKVTAEIDFTKRVISKEEYDPNPVLRSQQTVEVESKNIPSAPGGVPGVASNLAEPTPAPTGNNSEYTRAETTQNFEVGKTVTKEEKAIGEVKKITVAVLLNDKKILKKNGNKTEIEYVQWKPDEIEKIKKLVASAAGIDEKRGDRIEVTNISFDTTHDVVEASFYQRQEKMNLIFTIAKYVFALVIILLFYFLAIRPIMKRLEHVRETEEGTFVAAGVGAGKGEALDITLGEEIKFPKTIEELEKEIESELEESAPVDIDTVKTKVMIKKLEEAANEDPEVLANLIKVWIKEGW, from the coding sequence ATGGCATTAAAAGATTTTATTAACCAGTTTAAAACCGTATTTAATAATTTAAGTCTTGTACAAAAAGTTTCTATTATTTCTGCTACTGCTGCTGTTTTTTTATCTATTGTAGTATTAGTAATCTGGGCAAATAAACCAGTTTATAAGACTCTTTATGCAAATTTGTCACCAGATGATGCATCAAAAATTGTGGAAAGTCTAAAAGGGAAAAGAATTCCTTATAAATTAAAAGATGATGGGAAAACTATACTTGTACCTGAAAAAGAGGTTTACGAACTCAGGTTGGATCTTGCTCAGGAAGGTATCCCCACAGGGGGTGGTGCAGGGTTTGAGCTTTTTGATAAATCTTCATTTGGTGTTTCAGAATTTGCCCAAAATGTGAATTATCAAAGAGCCCTTCAGGGAGAATTGGTAAGGACAATAAGGAGCCTTGAAGAAGTGGAGGATGCGAGGGTTCATTTAACTTTGCCAAAGGAAAGGATTTTTGTGTCAGAGGAGAGTGAACCTAAAGCCACCGTGGTATTGAAATTTAAAAATGGTGCTAGAATAAGTAGGGAAAATATTAAAGCTATAGCATCCCTTGTGTCCGGTGCAGTTAAAGGGTTAACTCCTGAAAATGTGCAAATCATAGATTCTAAAGGAAGACTGTTAAGCGATTTTTTATCAAAGGAAAATGCTCCACTTTTAATGACACAGACACAACTTGAATATCAAAGAAACATTGAAAGAAACCTTGAAGCAAAGATAAATGCTATTTTGTCCAGAGTTCTTGGTCCTGATAATGCTGTAGCTAAAGTGACAGCGGAGATCGATTTTACAAAAAGAGTGATTTCAAAAGAGGAGTATGATCCAAACCCGGTACTGAGATCTCAGCAGACTGTTGAGGTAGAGAGTAAAAATATTCCAAGTGCACCAGGAGGTGTTCCTGGGGTAGCATCTAATTTAGCAGAACCAACTCCTGCACCAACTGGTAACAATTCCGAATATACTAGGGCAGAAACTACTCAAAATTTTGAAGTGGGTAAAACAGTAACAAAAGAAGAAAAAGCTATTGGTGAGGTTAAAAAAATTACTGTAGCGGTATTACTTAATGATAAAAAGATTTTGAAAAAAAATGGGAATAAAACAGAGATTGAGTATGTACAGTGGAAGCCTGATGAAATAGAAAAAATTAAAAAACTTGTGGCATCTGCTGCAGGTATAGATGAGAAAAGAGGGGATAGGATTGAAGTAACCAATATATCCTTTGATACAACTCATGATGTAGTGGAAGCTTCTTTTTATCAAAGGCAGGAAAAAATGAATTTGATTTTTACAATTGCAAAATATGTCTTTGCCCTTGTAATTATTTTACTATTCTACTTCCTTGCAATCAGGCCAATTATGAAAAGACTTGAACATGTCAGAGAGACTGAAGAAGGGACTTTTGTAGCAGCAGGTGTAGGGGCTGGGAAAGGTGAGGCCCTTGATATTACTTTGGGAGAAGAGATAAAATTTCCAAAAACTATAGAAGAGCTTGAAAAAGAGATTGAAAGTGAGTTGGAAGAGAGTGCACCTGTGGATATTGATACGGTAAAAACAAAAGTTATGATTAAAAAACTTGAAGAAGCTGCAAATGAAGATCCAGAAGTGCTTGCAAATCTGATTAAGGTATGGATTAAAGAGGGTTGGTAA
- the fliE gene encoding flagellar hook-basal body complex protein FliE has product MSGINKVNFLLPNKLDTGQKVEQEKNDNSVDFSDLLKKAIKEVNDAQLEADEAVKKVLNGETKDIHQTMIALQKADVSLKLMLEVRNKLLEAYQEIMRTQV; this is encoded by the coding sequence ATGTCTGGAATTAACAAGGTTAATTTTCTCTTACCAAATAAATTAGATACTGGGCAAAAAGTTGAGCAGGAAAAGAATGATAATTCTGTTGACTTTTCAGACCTTTTGAAAAAGGCCATAAAAGAGGTAAATGATGCCCAGCTTGAAGCTGATGAGGCGGTTAAAAAGGTGTTAAATGGTGAGACGAAAGATATCCATCAGACAATGATTGCTTTGCAAAAGGCTGATGTTTCTTTAAAATTAATGCTGGAAGTGAGAAATAAATTATTGGAGGCTTATCAAGAAATAATGAGAACTCAGGTATAA